One segment of Bacteroidales bacterium DNA contains the following:
- the serC gene encoding 3-phosphoserine/phosphohydroxythreonine transaminase — translation MKKHNFYAGPSILPEFTIEETLKAIKDFAGTGLSLMEISHRSKPFVAVMDEATALFKELLDIPAGYQVVFLGGGASTQFCMIPYNIMKKKSAYLNTGAWASKALKEAKNFGEVVEVASSKETTFNYIPKNYEIPADADYFHITTNNTIYGTEIKKDFDINIPLVADMSSDIFSRPVDISKYAIIYGGAQKNLAPAGVTFVIVKEDILGKVDRTIPTMLDYRTHIDKESMFNTPPVVPVYAALQTLKWLKSKGGLEVMQKMNIEKANLLYDEIDRNKLFKATVKDVEDRSLMNICFVMNDEYKELEKDFLDLAGTKGMVGLKGHRSVGGFRASTYNALPKESVEALVSVMKEFENNKA, via the coding sequence ATGAAGAAACATAATTTTTATGCGGGCCCTTCTATTTTACCTGAGTTTACTATAGAAGAAACTTTAAAAGCTATTAAAGATTTTGCCGGAACAGGACTTTCTTTGATGGAAATTTCTCACAGAAGCAAACCATTTGTTGCTGTAATGGATGAAGCAACGGCTTTATTTAAAGAATTATTAGATATTCCAGCCGGATATCAAGTAGTGTTTTTAGGAGGTGGAGCAAGCACACAATTTTGTATGATTCCATATAATATTATGAAAAAGAAATCAGCATATCTAAACACAGGAGCATGGGCATCAAAAGCTTTAAAAGAAGCTAAAAATTTTGGTGAAGTTGTTGAAGTTGCAAGTTCAAAAGAAACAACTTTTAACTATATTCCAAAAAATTACGAAATACCTGCTGATGCGGATTATTTTCATATTACAACTAATAATACAATTTACGGAACAGAAATTAAAAAGGATTTTGATATAAATATTCCTTTAGTGGCAGATATGTCTTCTGATATATTCAGCAGACCTGTTGATATTTCAAAATATGCTATTATTTATGGAGGTGCACAAAAAAATCTTGCTCCTGCAGGGGTTACATTTGTTATTGTAAAAGAAGATATTTTGGGAAAAGTTGACAGAACAATTCCTACAATGTTAGATTATCGCACCCATATTGATAAAGAATCAATGTTTAACACTCCGCCTGTTGTGCCTGTTTATGCAGCATTGCAAACATTAAAATGGTTAAAAAGCAAAGGTGGATTAGAGGTAATGCAAAAAATGAATATAGAAAAAGCAAATCTTTTATACGATGAAATTGACAGAAACAAATTATTTAAAGCTACTGTTAAAGATGTTGAAGACAGGTCTTTGATGAATATTTGTTTTGTTATGAACGATGAATATAAAGAATTAGAAAAAGATTTTCTTGATTTAGCAGGTACAAAAGGAATGGTTGGACTTAAAGGACACAGGTCTGTTGGTGGTTTCAGGGC